The following are encoded in a window of Rhodothermia bacterium genomic DNA:
- the tssB gene encoding type VI secretion system contractile sheath small subunit: MSSFQHEKPPARINLFLDVKKGDAMVREELPFRMLVMGDFGGAKDEDIADRDIINVNKDNFEDILKSREMKLDMVVQNHLKDESDAEMKVQIKVDSMKDFTPENVAKQIPELDRMLATRNLLQDLRNRVITLGDFRRQLESIIKDKEALARLAEELHKIVPDDTDKA; the protein is encoded by the coding sequence ATGAGCAGTTTCCAACATGAAAAACCCCCTGCCCGTATTAATCTCTTTCTCGACGTCAAGAAAGGCGATGCCATGGTTCGCGAAGAACTCCCCTTCCGGATGTTGGTTATGGGTGATTTTGGCGGTGCAAAAGATGAAGACATTGCAGATAGGGACATCATCAACGTAAACAAAGACAACTTCGAGGACATTCTAAAATCCAGAGAGATGAAGTTGGACATGGTGGTACAAAACCACTTAAAAGACGAGTCTGATGCCGAAATGAAGGTACAGATTAAAGTGGACAGCATGAAGGATTTTACGCCTGAAAACGTGGCCAAACAAATCCCAGAATTAGACCGAATGCTTGCAACCCGTAACCTGCTACAAGACCTTCGGAATCGGGTTATCACGCTTGGCGATTTTCGTCGGCAGCTCGAAAGCATCATTAAAGACAAAGAAGCCCTTGCGCGTCTTGCAGAAGAGCTTCATAAAATTGTCCCTGATGATACCGATAAGGCTTAA
- the tssC gene encoding type VI secretion system contractile sheath large subunit, with protein MSATQQASGASGAQVQELDGKESLLDSLFAQVNMEKPSETVNLKVFKEGEQLANQSKNEMMAAALSVFVDTVAALDTPLDRLDKHFIDAMVASIDQKISQQLDAVMHHPTFQQMESSWRGLKFMVDRVDFRKNVKVEILDVEKDELAESFEDSPELIQSPLYKHIYTDAYDQPGATPYATIVSNYEFDNSAKDVNLLTNMSKVAASAHCPFLGSIGPKFFGKSSMEDWKKIPDLGAYMETSDYIKWNAFRATDDSRYVGLTMPRFMARLPYGDDNPVKAFNYQENVKGSDHDKYLWANATFAMATNMAKAFMSDGWSVQIRGPEAGGKVEDLPVHLYDVGKGKQLKTPTEVPISETLEFQCANLGFIPLSHYQNRDFACFFSANSAQKPKIYDDEFATANSRINSRLPYIFLASRISHYLKVMQRENIGSTKSRVVIEEELNRWLKGLVTEMSNPSPAVIARYPLKGAQVTVSEVGDNPGFYRVETMIMPHFQIEGMDINLSLVGKMPAK; from the coding sequence ATGTCTGCTACTCAACAGGCTTCTGGCGCTTCGGGCGCACAGGTTCAAGAATTAGACGGTAAAGAAAGCCTCTTAGACAGCCTCTTTGCCCAAGTCAATATGGAAAAACCCTCCGAAACCGTAAATCTGAAGGTTTTTAAAGAAGGGGAACAACTTGCCAACCAGTCTAAAAACGAAATGATGGCTGCGGCCCTCAGTGTTTTTGTGGATACTGTTGCGGCATTGGACACCCCCTTAGACCGCTTAGACAAGCATTTCATAGATGCAATGGTGGCGAGCATAGACCAAAAAATCAGCCAGCAATTGGACGCGGTGATGCACCACCCCACCTTCCAGCAAATGGAATCGTCGTGGCGGGGCTTAAAATTTATGGTGGATCGTGTGGACTTCCGCAAAAATGTGAAAGTCGAAATTTTAGACGTGGAAAAAGATGAACTGGCCGAGTCTTTTGAAGATTCGCCCGAACTTATCCAATCTCCGTTATACAAGCACATTTACACCGATGCCTACGACCAACCCGGGGCTACACCCTATGCTACGATTGTCTCCAACTACGAATTTGACAACTCGGCGAAGGATGTCAACCTTCTGACCAACATGTCTAAGGTTGCGGCATCGGCACACTGCCCCTTCTTAGGCTCGATTGGGCCGAAGTTTTTTGGAAAATCCAGCATGGAGGATTGGAAAAAGATTCCGGACTTGGGTGCATATATGGAGACTTCCGACTACATCAAGTGGAATGCCTTCCGTGCCACCGACGATTCCCGTTATGTGGGTCTCACCATGCCACGCTTCATGGCACGTTTGCCCTATGGCGACGACAATCCCGTAAAAGCCTTTAATTACCAAGAAAATGTTAAAGGAAGCGACCACGACAAGTACCTCTGGGCCAATGCCACATTTGCAATGGCAACCAATATGGCCAAAGCCTTTATGTCGGACGGATGGTCTGTGCAAATTCGTGGCCCAGAAGCTGGAGGAAAAGTAGAGGACTTGCCCGTTCACCTCTATGATGTGGGCAAAGGCAAGCAACTTAAAACCCCAACCGAGGTTCCGATTAGTGAAACCTTGGAATTCCAATGTGCCAATTTGGGTTTCATCCCCTTGAGCCACTATCAAAACCGCGACTTCGCCTGTTTCTTCTCGGCAAACTCGGCACAGAAGCCCAAAATCTATGACGACGAATTTGCCACCGCAAATAGCCGGATCAACTCACGATTGCCATACATCTTCCTTGCCTCGCGTATTTCCCATTATTTAAAAGTGATGCAGCGGGAAAACATCGGCTCTACCAAAAGCCGTGTGGTTATCGAAGAGGAACTCAACCGTTGGCTCAAGGGTCTTGTTACAGAAATGTCGAACCCTTCGCCCGCCGTTATCGCCCGTTACCCCTTAAAAGGCGCACAAGTAACCGTATCAGAGGTGGGAGACAATCCGGGGTTCTACCGTGTGGAAACCATGATTATGCCTCA